The Spinacia oleracea cultivar Varoflay chromosome 2, BTI_SOV_V1, whole genome shotgun sequence DNA segment AAGTACCAGTACAAGATCAAACTTGATTACTTTAATCTCCCAAATACAACCATCACAAATGACAAATCACAAAAGAGGCTAATGATATTGATTCTCATTTCTTGTTAGTTTTACCTCCGTTGCCACCGCCTGCTGCAGCCTGAGCTATCTTCTTGGCAACCTTTTCTTGATACGATTTTGCATCCTTATCGATATAATTGGCTCCTGCAGCATTTGCTGCTTTTTTAGCAGCCTTTTCTTGAAGCGCTTTTGCATCCCTGCCAATATAAATACATAACCATACAATTCAAG contains these protein-coding regions:
- the LOC110785670 gene encoding uncharacterized protein, with the protein product MTRGNQRETDRQRAAARNGKKLGKVKDDGLTPEQRRERDAKALQEKAAKKAANAAGANYIDKDAKSYQEKVAKKIAQAAAGGGNGGKTNKK